A genomic region of Acidobacteriota bacterium contains the following coding sequences:
- a CDS encoding single-stranded DNA-binding protein produces the protein MASFNKIIIVGYLGRDPEIRYTPSGEAVCNFSVATTERRKDVTGEFQDLTTWFKITVWRRQAEIANEYLSKGKQVYVEGRLRQTEYTDRDGNRRTALEVTASDIQFLGAKGEGGDERSQTETAAPSQTKTGNAGANKAAARAALKAQAPPSLGDDEIPF, from the coding sequence ATGGCAAGCTTCAACAAAATCATCATCGTCGGATATTTGGGCCGCGACCCCGAAATCCGCTACACGCCAAGCGGCGAAGCCGTCTGCAATTTCTCAGTTGCAACAACAGAACGGCGCAAAGACGTCACCGGCGAGTTCCAGGATTTAACGACCTGGTTCAAGATCACCGTCTGGCGGCGGCAAGCTGAGATTGCCAACGAGTACCTTTCAAAAGGCAAACAGGTCTACGTCGAAGGCCGGCTGCGCCAGACTGAATATACGGACCGTGATGGCAACCGCCGCACAGCTTTGGAGGTGACGGCCTCAGACATCCAATTCTTGGGAGCCAAGGGCGAAGGCGGAGACGAGCGAAGCCAGACGGAAACAGCGGCACCATCGCAGACGAAGACCGGCAATGCTGGCGCGAACAAAGCTGCGGCCCGTGCTGCGTTGAAAGCGCAAGCACCGCCAAGCCTGGGTGATGACGAAATACCGTTTTAA
- a CDS encoding bifunctional DNA primase/polymerase codes for MSLSLFEGVRRLRDAGLSLIPIKTDGSKAPALPTWKQFERRQANDAELRKAFGNGQRPGIAIIGGAVSGGLEILDHDAPELVPEWRELVDAAAPGLLGRLPQVETPAGGLHVFYRCETIGANQKLATHEVEIASDVKGSIKRNFKHWKIETLIETRGEGGYVVTAGSPVACHSSGKPYKLINGDLKAIPMITPQERDILLSCARSFNQYVKPSQHVAPELQPKAKGLKPGEDFNQRGDVRALLEKHGWRQRGKSSAGERWQRPGGARPSATLFNDGHLYLFSTNAAPFEFDRAYSPFAVCALLEYGGDFQAAAKALAAEGYGEPAKLKSQPKAKQQAIISSEPTTEAEAVADDAGDCPYKANGRGLIWLKPVFDRDSRNDNKTEVLLTNFNATITADIERDDGTESNRVYEITANLAGDGQPRKGMVNAEEFDSLRWLNTILGARAVVYPAKGEHTRVAIRLLSAGIQARRVIAHTGWRDDGEGWRYYHAGGAISSEGLIEAEVELSPQFALCRLPPPPTGARLREVVRAVAFDLPQVAPEVVTLSLLGGAFAAVLTDPDFSLFLVGYTGSGKSELAALVQAFFGSGFNAKTLPAAWSSSANALEAIAHTAKDCVLVIDDFCPLGSAQEQARLHVAADRVFRAQGNHSGRARCRTDGSVRPPKPPRGLAVGTGEDLPRGQSLRARLAILQVEKDAVRWEQLTKCQHQARAGLYAEAMSAFLRWLATDARIGKLRAGASGHIGQLREEWLSSGVNAHKRSATTLAYLQRAWNVWLEFVAECGALDGEEITGLREAVMTALDTLGRAQEGFCASENPATRFVELLQAALASGRAHLTALDGGQPEDREAWGWRSGEAQGDRIGWLEGDNLYLQPDAAFRLAQAMGGNGEGLTITAQTLWKRLKEAGLLASVDEKRDTLKVRRVIGDRSQSVIHLSAKKWGG; via the coding sequence ATGAGCCTCTCACTTTTTGAAGGAGTCCGGCGTTTGCGCGACGCCGGACTCTCACTCATTCCTATAAAGACAGACGGTTCGAAAGCGCCTGCGCTCCCTACTTGGAAACAGTTCGAGCGACGCCAGGCCAACGATGCTGAGCTGCGCAAAGCCTTTGGCAACGGCCAGCGTCCGGGCATTGCGATCATCGGTGGCGCAGTCAGCGGGGGCCTGGAAATCCTGGACCACGATGCGCCAGAACTTGTCCCCGAATGGCGCGAATTGGTTGATGCTGCTGCGCCCGGCTTGCTCGGCCGGTTACCACAGGTCGAGACGCCAGCAGGCGGGTTGCACGTCTTCTATCGTTGCGAGACGATTGGAGCCAATCAGAAACTTGCGACTCATGAAGTTGAAATCGCGTCGGATGTCAAAGGCAGCATCAAGCGCAACTTTAAGCACTGGAAAATCGAAACCCTGATCGAGACGCGCGGCGAGGGCGGTTATGTGGTGACGGCGGGCAGTCCTGTGGCCTGCCATTCATCTGGTAAGCCCTACAAGTTAATCAACGGCGATTTGAAAGCGATCCCGATGATTACGCCGCAGGAACGCGACATCCTGTTGAGTTGTGCCCGCTCATTCAATCAATACGTCAAACCGTCGCAGCACGTCGCGCCTGAACTCCAGCCGAAGGCGAAAGGATTGAAACCCGGCGAGGACTTCAATCAACGTGGTGATGTGCGCGCCTTGCTTGAAAAGCATGGTTGGCGGCAACGCGGCAAGAGCAGCGCGGGCGAACGCTGGCAGCGGCCAGGCGGCGCCAGACCAAGCGCCACACTATTTAATGATGGCCACCTCTACCTGTTCAGCACCAATGCCGCGCCGTTTGAGTTTGACCGCGCCTATTCGCCTTTCGCAGTCTGCGCGCTGCTTGAATACGGTGGCGATTTCCAGGCGGCAGCGAAGGCGCTGGCGGCGGAGGGCTACGGCGAGCCAGCCAAACTGAAGAGCCAGCCGAAAGCAAAACAGCAGGCGATCATCAGTTCCGAACCCACCACTGAAGCAGAAGCCGTTGCTGACGATGCGGGCGATTGTCCATACAAAGCCAATGGGCGTGGGTTGATCTGGCTCAAGCCGGTCTTCGACAGAGACAGCCGTAACGACAACAAAACGGAAGTGCTGCTCACGAATTTCAATGCCACGATTACGGCGGACATCGAGCGCGACGATGGCACGGAGAGCAACCGCGTTTACGAAATCACTGCCAATCTGGCGGGAGACGGCCAGCCGCGCAAAGGCATGGTCAACGCAGAGGAATTCGATTCGCTGCGCTGGCTCAACACGATTCTGGGAGCGCGGGCCGTGGTCTATCCGGCGAAGGGCGAGCATACGCGCGTGGCGATTCGGTTGCTGTCGGCTGGCATTCAGGCACGGCGTGTGATTGCGCACACGGGTTGGCGCGACGACGGCGAGGGTTGGCGCTATTACCACGCGGGCGGTGCCATCAGCTCCGAAGGGTTGATCGAAGCTGAAGTTGAGTTGTCGCCACAATTCGCACTTTGCCGCTTGCCCCCGCCGCCAACAGGCGCGCGGTTGCGTGAGGTTGTGCGCGCGGTGGCGTTCGATTTGCCGCAAGTCGCGCCGGAAGTTGTGACGTTATCGCTGTTGGGCGGAGCGTTCGCGGCGGTGCTCACAGACCCGGATTTCTCGCTGTTCCTGGTCGGCTACACGGGTAGTGGCAAAAGCGAACTGGCGGCGTTGGTGCAAGCGTTTTTTGGCAGCGGCTTCAACGCCAAGACGCTGCCTGCCGCGTGGTCTTCTTCGGCCAATGCGCTGGAAGCTATTGCCCACACCGCGAAGGATTGCGTGTTGGTGATTGACGACTTTTGCCCGCTCGGTTCGGCGCAAGAGCAAGCCCGGTTGCACGTCGCGGCTGACCGCGTTTTTCGCGCGCAGGGCAACCATTCGGGTCGGGCGCGTTGCCGGACGGATGGTAGCGTGCGGCCGCCCAAACCGCCGCGCGGCCTAGCAGTCGGCACGGGCGAGGATTTGCCGCGCGGCCAATCGTTGCGGGCGCGGCTGGCAATCCTGCAAGTCGAGAAAGATGCGGTGAGGTGGGAACAGTTGACCAAATGCCAACACCAGGCCCGCGCGGGACTGTACGCCGAAGCCATGAGCGCCTTCTTGCGGTGGCTGGCGACGGATGCACGCATCGGCAAGCTGCGTGCAGGGGCTTCGGGCCACATCGGCCAACTGCGCGAAGAATGGTTGAGCAGCGGCGTGAACGCGCACAAACGCTCAGCTACGACGCTGGCCTATCTGCAAAGGGCCTGGAATGTGTGGCTTGAATTCGTGGCGGAATGCGGCGCGCTGGACGGCGAAGAGATTACCGGTTTGCGCGAGGCCGTGATGACCGCGCTGGATACGCTGGGCCGTGCGCAAGAGGGCTTTTGCGCGAGTGAGAATCCGGCCACGCGCTTTGTCGAGTTGTTGCAAGCGGCGCTTGCCAGCGGACGCGCGCATCTGACGGCGCTGGACGGTGGGCAACCGGAAGATCGGGAAGCCTGGGGCTGGCGTAGCGGCGAAGCGCAAGGCGACCGGATCGGTTGGTTGGAGGGTGACAATCTTTACCTCCAACCCGATGCTGCGTTCAGACTGGCGCAGGCGATGGGCGGCAATGGTGAGGGGCTGACGATCACAGCGCAGACGCTGTGGAAGCGTTTGAAGGAAGCCGGATTGCTGGCTTCGGTGGATGAAAAACGCGACACGCTGAAGGTGCGCCGGGTGATCGGCGACCGGTCTCAGTCGGTCATTCACCTGAGCGCGAAAAAATGGGGAGGGTAG
- a CDS encoding tyrosine-type recombinase/integrase: MARERSGSIKFNKDQNDFVVRVTYHDEQGKRHDLRRRAASKTDASRELKRLLRTLDDHGGRSVDGARLTFNELAKKYTDKKLIPPVYKGETRIAGLRSWQCQLGYLKNLSAFFGKQRIQSITHSDLEKYRAARLQTNTIRGKERTITGVNRELSLMRAMMNFARRNGWITRNPFEQGESLISHADENRRDRILTEDEEARLLSVCDGRRAHLRPLIIAAIDTAMRHGELLQLKWSDVNFEANVIRVRKTTTKTWESRTIGLTTRLSTELQRLWERGTGNRDELVFGLTNNVKHSFTTARNLAQLDDLHFHDLRHVGTTRMIRAGMPPMEVMKITGHKQISTFLRYMNVDQQTARRAAQALDNLYMPEVPTLNEYVN, translated from the coding sequence ATGGCTAGAGAACGTTCCGGCAGTATAAAGTTCAATAAAGATCAAAATGATTTCGTGGTAAGGGTAACCTACCACGATGAGCAAGGGAAGCGACATGACCTCAGGCGGCGAGCAGCTTCCAAAACCGATGCGAGCAGGGAACTCAAGCGGCTTTTACGAACCCTTGATGATCATGGTGGCCGCAGCGTTGATGGAGCACGTCTGACCTTCAACGAACTCGCCAAGAAATACACTGACAAAAAATTGATCCCGCCCGTTTATAAAGGTGAGACGCGCATCGCCGGATTGCGTTCATGGCAATGTCAGCTTGGTTATCTCAAAAACCTCTCTGCCTTTTTCGGCAAACAACGCATTCAATCCATAACCCATTCCGACCTGGAAAAATACCGCGCTGCGCGGCTTCAGACAAACACAATCAGAGGAAAAGAGCGCACCATCACCGGCGTCAACCGGGAACTGTCATTGATGCGAGCGATGATGAATTTCGCGCGGCGCAACGGGTGGATTACGCGTAACCCATTTGAACAAGGCGAGTCACTTATCAGCCACGCTGACGAAAACCGCCGCGACCGCATCCTGACAGAAGACGAGGAAGCGCGGCTTTTGTCGGTGTGTGATGGCCGTCGTGCTCATCTTCGTCCGCTGATCATCGCAGCGATTGACACAGCGATGCGTCACGGTGAATTGCTCCAGCTTAAATGGTCTGATGTTAATTTTGAGGCCAACGTGATCCGCGTGCGGAAGACCACGACGAAGACTTGGGAGTCTCGTACCATTGGCTTGACTACGCGTTTGAGTACTGAACTGCAACGTCTTTGGGAGCGGGGAACTGGTAACCGGGATGAGTTGGTGTTTGGCTTGACCAACAACGTCAAGCATTCTTTCACAACGGCGCGCAACTTAGCTCAGCTTGATGATCTGCATTTCCACGACCTGCGGCACGTTGGCACCACGCGCATGATTCGTGCCGGAATGCCGCCAATGGAAGTGATGAAGATCACAGGGCACAAGCAGATTTCAACTTTCTTGCGGTACATGAATGTAGACCAGCAGACAGCGCGGCGTGCGGCCCAAGCACTGGATAATCTGTATATGCCAGAGGTGCCCACGTTGAATGAGTATGTAAATTGA
- a CDS encoding BON domain-containing protein — translation MKVIPTILLTIMALVFVGCNAPQPADDSGITTKVKTKLFADTRTSAVKISVETVNGVVTLTGTVPTQAEKAAAGEIAKNTEGVQRVDNQVTVNPNSLGASNAGEKAGEAVSEAEQMVGDAGTTAKIKAKFIAAGIIGTNVDTVNGAVTLRGHVDNAKEKALAEMLAKETEDVKRVKNELVIEKK, via the coding sequence ATGAAAGTGATACCGACAATATTGCTGACGATTATGGCTTTGGTGTTTGTTGGCTGTAATGCGCCACAACCGGCGGACGATTCCGGGATCACCACCAAAGTAAAAACCAAGCTTTTCGCTGACACGCGCACCAGTGCGGTCAAGATCAGTGTTGAAACCGTAAACGGAGTGGTGACGCTGACGGGAACGGTGCCCACCCAGGCCGAAAAAGCGGCGGCGGGAGAGATCGCCAAAAATACTGAAGGCGTGCAAAGAGTTGATAATCAGGTCACCGTCAATCCGAATTCCCTGGGTGCCAGCAACGCCGGTGAAAAGGCTGGCGAAGCAGTCAGTGAGGCCGAACAAATGGTCGGAGACGCGGGAACCACGGCGAAGATCAAGGCCAAGTTCATCGCGGCGGGCATCATTGGAACCAATGTTGATACGGTCAACGGCGCGGTCACGCTGCGCGGTCATGTGGACAACGCCAAGGAAAAGGCGTTGGCTGAAATGCTGGCTAAAGAGACTGAAGACGTTAAGCGTGTGAAGAACGAATTGGTGATCGAAAAGAAATAA
- a CDS encoding dihydrodipicolinate synthase family protein — MMMDSALRTRLLDGAVIPAHPLALTAERKLDERRQRALTRYYCAAGAGGLAVGVHTTQFAIRDPRVALFEPVLQLALETMREHEQRRGQALIKVAGVCGPTPQACAEAGFARGLGYDLGLLSLAALPLATTAELIAHCRAVAEIIPLFGFYLQPAVGGRLLDYHFWRAILEIENVVAIKVAPFNRYQTLDVVRALAESGRHTEVALYTGNDDNIVADLLTEFRVAGQRLHFAGGLLGHWAVWTRRAVELLAEIKAARINGQVFELLARAAEITDANAVLFDAAHNFAGCIAGLHEVLRRQGLLVGRWCLDPREDLSPGQMEEIDRLYAQYPQLNDDAFVAEHLESWLA, encoded by the coding sequence ATGATGATGGATTCCGCCTTGCGCACACGCCTGCTCGACGGCGCAGTCATCCCCGCGCATCCGCTGGCGCTGACTGCTGAACGCAAACTTGATGAACGCCGCCAGCGGGCATTGACGCGCTATTACTGCGCGGCGGGCGCGGGCGGTCTTGCCGTCGGCGTGCACACTACTCAATTCGCCATTCGCGATCCACGCGTCGCCCTGTTTGAACCCGTGCTGCAACTGGCGCTCGAAACCATGCGCGAGCACGAACAACGCAGAGGCCAGGCGTTGATCAAAGTTGCGGGTGTTTGCGGCCCAACGCCGCAAGCCTGTGCCGAGGCCGGTTTCGCGCGCGGCTTGGGTTATGACCTCGGCTTGCTGAGCCTGGCTGCATTACCTCTCGCGACAACCGCAGAATTGATCGCCCATTGCCGCGCCGTCGCCGAGATCATTCCGCTCTTCGGGTTTTACCTGCAACCGGCGGTGGGCGGACGCCTGCTCGATTACCATTTCTGGCGCGCCATCCTCGAAATCGAAAACGTCGTCGCCATCAAAGTCGCGCCCTTCAACCGCTATCAAACGCTGGATGTCGTGCGCGCGCTGGCCGAGAGCGGGCGGCACACCGAAGTCGCGCTTTACACCGGCAACGACGACAACATCGTCGCTGACCTGCTGACCGAATTCCGCGTCGCCGGGCAACGGTTACATTTTGCGGGCGGCCTGCTCGGCCACTGGGCCGTCTGGACGCGCCGTGCCGTTGAATTGCTGGCCGAAATCAAAGCCGCGCGCATCAACGGACAAGTGTTTGAACTGCTGGCCCGTGCAGCGGAAATCACCGATGCGAATGCGGTACTTTTCGACGCCGCGCACAACTTCGCGGGCTGCATCGCCGGTTTGCACGAAGTCTTGCGGCGGCAAGGATTGCTTGTCGGGCGCTGGTGCTTGGATCCGCGCGAAGACCTTTCGCCCGGGCAGATGGAAGAGATTGACCGACTGTATGCGCAATATCCGCAGTTGAATGATGATGCGTTTGTGGCCGAGCATTTGGAAAGCTGGCTGGCGTAG
- a CDS encoding NAD(P)-dependent oxidoreductase → METEAQLEDALSAPTPNEIAVLGRLSGDIILLGAGGKIGPSLARRVKRAVEAAGLYKRVIAVSRFNDAAVRAELERVGIETLVCDLLRRDEVDQLPEAENVFYLAGRKFGSTERSDLTWASNTLAPALVAQRHRHARIVVYSTGNVYPLVNIKRGGAVETDAPAPVGEYAQSCLGRERLFEFFAREDGTRCLLLRLNYALDLRYGVLVDIARKVHTGQPIDLTMGNFNVIWQGDANAYAVRALELCEAPPRILNVTGPETVSVRHTAEFFATRFNRPAIFAGAEGEVALLNNATFCHRLFGYPEVTLGELLELVAHWVERGGVSLNKPTKFEVTDGSF, encoded by the coding sequence ATCGAAACCGAAGCCCAACTCGAAGACGCGCTTTCCGCGCCCACGCCAAACGAAATCGCGGTGCTGGGCCGTTTGTCGGGAGACATCATTTTGCTGGGCGCGGGCGGCAAGATCGGGCCATCGCTGGCGCGCCGCGTCAAGCGCGCGGTCGAGGCCGCCGGTTTATACAAACGTGTGATTGCTGTTTCGCGGTTCAATGATGCCGCCGTGCGTGCCGAACTCGAGCGTGTGGGTATCGAAACGCTTGTCTGCGATCTGTTGCGGCGTGATGAGGTTGATCAATTGCCCGAAGCCGAAAACGTCTTCTATCTGGCGGGCCGCAAATTCGGCTCGACCGAACGCAGCGATTTGACCTGGGCCAGCAATACGCTGGCGCCCGCCTTGGTTGCCCAGCGCCATCGCCACGCGCGCATCGTGGTCTATTCGACCGGCAATGTGTATCCCCTGGTCAACATCAAACGAGGCGGAGCGGTGGAAACGGATGCTCCCGCGCCGGTTGGCGAATATGCGCAATCGTGTCTGGGCCGCGAACGCCTGTTTGAATTTTTTGCGCGCGAAGATGGCACGCGCTGTTTGCTGCTGCGCCTGAATTACGCCTTGGATTTGCGTTATGGGGTGTTGGTGGACATCGCGCGCAAGGTACACACAGGTCAGCCGATTGATTTGACGATGGGCAATTTCAACGTGATCTGGCAAGGCGACGCGAATGCGTATGCAGTACGTGCGTTGGAACTGTGCGAAGCGCCGCCGCGCATTCTGAACGTGACCGGGCCGGAAACCGTGTCGGTGCGGCACACGGCTGAATTCTTTGCGACTCGCTTCAACCGCCCGGCTATCTTTGCAGGCGCGGAAGGCGAAGTGGCGCTGCTGAACAATGCGACCTTCTGCCATCGTCTGTTCGGCTATCCTGAAGTCACCTTGGGCGAATTGCTGGAACTGGTGGCGCACTGGGTTGAGCGCGGTGGCGTCAGTCTGAACAAGCCGACGAAATTTGAAGTCACAGATGGAAGTTTCTGA
- a CDS encoding GNAT family N-acetyltransferase — MIRYRAMNSADIEAGLQLCRASRWNQVRRDWELFLRLSPQGCRVAVRDERVIGTVTTVRYPQRFSWIGMVLVDPAERGQGIGTQLLREAFAVLHAEPCLRLDATPAGYPVYRKLNFVEEYRLSRLEAAQFKPEVGKNPAQPLRAADFAEVCALDEPAFGAPRRVLLEWLWAGAPELAWIVRRGAALAGFVCGRHGFNFTHLGPLVAVDEETARQLVAACLHRHMGAPVILDVPQQQINWLQWLSAAGFREQRPLIRMWFRQQPGRASGYGALENQFAILGPEFG, encoded by the coding sequence ATGATTCGATACCGCGCCATGAATTCCGCCGACATTGAAGCCGGGCTGCAACTCTGCCGCGCCAGCCGCTGGAATCAGGTGCGCCGCGATTGGGAATTGTTTTTGCGCCTCAGCCCGCAAGGTTGCCGCGTCGCCGTGCGGGACGAACGCGTCATCGGCACCGTGACGACCGTGCGCTATCCACAACGATTCAGTTGGATCGGGATGGTGCTGGTTGATCCGGCGGAGCGTGGGCAGGGCATCGGCACGCAGCTCTTGCGCGAGGCCTTTGCCGTCTTGCACGCTGAACCGTGCCTGCGCCTAGACGCCACGCCCGCCGGGTATCCCGTTTATCGCAAACTCAATTTCGTGGAAGAGTATCGTTTGAGTCGGCTGGAAGCCGCGCAATTCAAACCCGAAGTTGGAAAGAACCCAGCACAACCACTGCGGGCCGCTGATTTCGCTGAGGTCTGCGCGCTGGATGAACCTGCCTTTGGCGCGCCGCGGCGCGTGTTGCTGGAATGGTTGTGGGCAGGCGCGCCGGAACTGGCCTGGATTGTGCGGCGTGGCGCGGCGCTGGCCGGGTTCGTTTGCGGGCGGCACGGTTTCAATTTCACGCACCTTGGCCCGCTGGTTGCGGTGGATGAGGAAACCGCGCGCCAATTGGTCGCGGCTTGTTTGCATCGCCACATGGGCGCGCCGGTCATTTTGGATGTGCCGCAGCAGCAAATAAATTGGCTGCAATGGCTGAGCGCGGCAGGTTTTCGTGAACAACGGCCGCTCATTCGCATGTGGTTTCGGCAGCAGCCGGGCCGCGCGTCCGGTTATGGTGCGCTGGAAAATCAATTCGCGATTCTGGGGCCGGAGTTCGGCTGA
- a CDS encoding MFS transporter produces the protein MKATPLKHLRWYIGGLLFLSTVINYIDRQTLSVLAPYIKTEYHWTNTDYAQLLIAFRIAYALGQTASGRWLDRIGTRRGLSLAVTFYSIAALLTSLATGLRSFQLFRFLLGAGESANWPGATKAVSEWFPKRESGWAVALFDSGSSIGGALAPFIVLRAYRIFGSWRPAFIVTGVLGFLWLLLFRAFYQRPEDHPRLSAKERADILKNRADTGQTTEGQRLSYNTLLRLPQTWGIIIGKTLTDPVWFFITDWFAIYLVSKGYKLEESLLAFWVPFLAADIGNFAGGGLSSWLINRGWSVGTARKFVVVISGLGMTLLIPTVYTTSYFWLVACFAISTLAYAALSTMVLNLPADIYPTGSVASVSGLSGTGAGLGTITAIYLTGVVSDRYSFEPILIAASLIPLLAVVAVLMLVRNNRATEAGIVNPI, from the coding sequence ATGAAAGCTACACCGCTCAAACACCTGCGCTGGTATATCGGCGGCTTGCTCTTTCTTTCGACGGTCATCAATTACATTGACCGCCAGACGCTGAGCGTGCTCGCGCCGTACATCAAGACCGAATACCACTGGACGAACACCGATTACGCGCAGTTGCTGATCGCCTTTCGCATCGCGTATGCGCTGGGCCAGACGGCGTCGGGCCGCTGGCTGGATCGCATCGGCACGCGGCGCGGGTTGAGCTTGGCGGTGACGTTTTATTCGATTGCAGCATTGTTGACTTCGCTGGCGACAGGCTTGCGCAGCTTTCAGTTGTTCCGCTTCCTGCTGGGCGCGGGCGAATCGGCCAACTGGCCCGGCGCGACCAAGGCCGTTAGCGAATGGTTCCCCAAACGCGAAAGCGGCTGGGCCGTGGCGTTGTTCGACAGCGGCTCTTCGATTGGCGGCGCGCTCGCGCCGTTCATCGTGTTGCGGGCCTATCGCATCTTTGGCAGTTGGCGGCCCGCCTTCATCGTGACCGGCGTGCTCGGCTTTTTGTGGCTGCTGCTGTTCCGCGCCTTTTATCAGCGGCCCGAAGACCATCCGCGTTTGTCGGCGAAAGAGCGCGCCGACATTTTGAAAAATCGCGCCGACACCGGCCAGACTACAGAAGGGCAGCGGCTCAGCTACAACACATTACTTCGCTTGCCGCAAACCTGGGGCATCATCATCGGCAAGACGCTGACCGATCCGGTCTGGTTTTTCATCACCGATTGGTTTGCGATCTATCTGGTCAGCAAAGGCTACAAACTGGAAGAAAGCCTGCTCGCGTTTTGGGTGCCGTTTCTGGCCGCCGACATTGGCAACTTTGCGGGTGGCGGCTTGTCGAGTTGGCTGATCAACCGTGGCTGGTCAGTCGGCACGGCGCGCAAATTTGTCGTCGTGATCAGCGGCCTGGGCATGACCTTGCTGATACCGACTGTTTATACGACTTCGTATTTCTGGCTGGTCGCCTGCTTTGCGATTTCGACGCTGGCGTATGCGGCGCTCTCGACGATGGTGCTGAATCTGCCTGCGGACATCTATCCGACTGGCTCGGTCGCTTCAGTCAGCGGCCTGAGCGGCACGGGTGCGGGACTGGGCACGATCACCGCGATTTACCTGACTGGCGTGGTTTCGGATCGTTATTCGTTTGAACCGATTTTGATCGCGGCGAGTTTGATTCCGCTGCTGGCCGTCGTCGCTGTCTTGATGCTGGTGCGCAACAATCGCGCGACCGAGGCGGGCATAGTCAATCCGATTTAA
- a CDS encoding four helix bundle protein, producing MNDQVAAKTNKSRSFQDLDVWKKAHAWVLGIYRMTETFPKHELFGLTSQLRRAAVSVPANIAEGFRKKGPADKARFYNIAQGSLEECRYYLILAKDLGYADTRQLAADLDEIGRLLDAYMRSMLAANQC from the coding sequence ATGAATGACCAAGTAGCAGCCAAGACGAACAAGTCGAGAAGCTTTCAAGACCTTGACGTTTGGAAGAAGGCTCACGCTTGGGTGCTTGGGATTTATCGTATGACTGAAACATTTCCGAAGCACGAGCTTTTTGGTTTAACCTCGCAATTGCGGCGGGCAGCAGTGTCGGTACCAGCCAATATCGCCGAAGGGTTTAGGAAGAAAGGCCCGGCTGACAAAGCCAGGTTTTATAACATTGCCCAAGGTTCGCTCGAAGAATGCCGTTATTACCTTATTTTGGCTAAAGATTTAGGTTACGCCGATACGCGACAACTGGCCGCAGACCTAGACGAAATCGGACGCCTGCTTGATGCATACATGCGCTCAATGCTGGCGGCGAATCAATGCTGA